A region from the Benincasa hispida cultivar B227 chromosome 12, ASM972705v1, whole genome shotgun sequence genome encodes:
- the LOC120068210 gene encoding receptor-like serine/threonine-protein kinase At2g45590 has product MPSLSAAPPPLIVDHRHHHHHRPSRLFIILAISLTASLIILLLTIFLLYRKLSRNRTAPSETHQENPQKLPRRFSYSLLRRATAAFSPSNRLGHGGFGSVYKAVLPSGLSVAVKIMDSPGSLQGEREFHNELSIASVLNDPNIVSLLGHSSDRRRRRLILVYELMPNRSLQDALFDRKCPELMPWRKRFEISLRIASALQYLHHFCNPPVIHGDIKPSNILLDADFEAKIGDFGLARLKSEEEDGCGGGDDGGRVREVIGDNGSILEETESVLTFGFEENVAIDRLPDSCVITVLDSPETVATPATDKVSLSEGNFDRISVESGKERKKGGSGRDWWWKQETAVDGSESGRVKDYVMEWIGNEIKKDRPKSEWVESESSIASSSGKLEQKKQKRRLEWWASLDEGRMRKKEKNRKKPREWWKEEFCEELARKKKKKELSSSSCRELCWHRDEDSTKERKKKVNKNSKGSIDWWLDGLSGDLRNGKRNSIDGATSDIPKSGGISSTPSMRGTVCYIAPEYGGGGQISEKCDVYSFGVLLLVLVSGRRPLQVMASPISEFERANLISWARQLARNGKLLDLVDPSIHSLDKEQALLCITIALLCLQRSPSKRPTMKEIVAVLSGDAEPPHLPFEFSPSPPSNFLFKSQRKAGQLVSQN; this is encoded by the coding sequence ATGCCATCTCTCTCCGCTGCCCCACCGCCGCTCATCGTCGACCACCGTCACCACCATCACCACCGCCCGAGTCGTCTTTTCATCATCTTAGCCATATCCTTAACAGCATCGCTCATCATTCTCCTCTTAACCATTTTCCTTCTCTACCGGAAACTCTCCCGCAATCGAACCGCTCCTTCAGAAACCCACCAAGAAAATCCCCAAAAACTCCCTCGCCGATTCTCCTACTCCCTCCTCCGCCGCGCCACGGCGGCGTTTTCCCCCTCCAACCGCCTCGGCCACGGCGGCTTTGGCTCCGTCTACAAGGCCGTTCTCCCCTCAGGCCTCTCCGTCGCTGTCAAAATCATGGACTCCCCTGGTTCTCTTCAGGGCGAGCGCGAGTTTCATAATGAGCTCTCGATCGCCTCTGTTCTTAATGACCCTAACATTGTCTCCCTCCTCGGCCACTCCTCCGACCGGCGTCGGAGAAGACTGATTTTGGTTTACGAGCTTATGCCCAATCGGAGCCTACAGGATGCCCTGTTCGACAGAAAATGCCCCGAGCTTATGCCATGGCGTAAGAGGTTTGAAATTTCTCTCCGTATTGCTTCTGCTTTGCAGTATCTTCACCATTTTTGTAACCCCCCTGTGATTCATGGCGATATTAAACCTAGTAACATTCTGCTTGACGCCGATTTCGAGGCCAAAATTGGGGATTTCGGCCTTGCAAGGCTGAAATCCGAGGAGGAAGATGGCTGTGGCGGTGGCGATGATGGCGGTAGAGTTAGAGAGGTTATCGGAGATAATGGATCGATTTTGGAGGAAACCGAGAGTGTTTTGACTTTTGGGTTTGAGGAGAATGTTGCTATAGATCGTTTGCCTGATAGCTGTGTTATTACTGTCCTTGATTCACCGGAGACGGTGGCGACACCGGCTACAGATAAAGTGAGTTTATCAGAGGGGAATTTTGATAGGATTAGTGTTGAGAGTGGgaaagagaggaagaagggtgGGTCTGGTAGGGATTGGTGGTGGAAACAGGAAACTGCCGTTGATGGTTCAGAATCTGGGAGAGTTAAGGATTATGTGATGGAATGGATTGGGAATGAGATAAAAAAAGACAGACCCAAGAGTGAATGGGTTGAATCTGAAAGCTCCATTGCTTCTTCAAGTGGGAAATTGGAGCAGAAGAAGCAGAAGAGGAGATTGGAATGGTGGGCTTCTTTAGATGAAGGGAGAATgaggaagaaagagaagaacaGGAAGAAGCCAAGGGAATGGTGGAAGGAGGAGTTTTGCGAGGAACTcgcaaggaagaagaagaagaaagagctTAGCTCAAGTAGTTGCAGAGAGCTATGTTGGCATAGAGATGAAGATTCAAccaaagagaggaagaagaaggtgaaTAAGAACAGTAAAGGTAGCATTGATTGGTGGTTGGATGGATTAAGTGGTGATCTTAGAAATGGTAAAAGAAACAGCATAGATGGAGCAACAAGTGACATCCCAAAGAGTGGTGGAATCAGCAGCACTCCTAGTATGAGAGGAACTGTTTGTTATATCGCCCCCGAGTACGGCGGCGGGGGACAGATATCCGAGAAATGTGATGTTTACAGTTTTGGTGTTTTGTTATTAGTTCTAGTTTCGGGGCGACGACCGTTACAGGTAATGGCATCACCGATATCAGAGTTTGAGAGGGCAAATCTCATCTCGTGGGCTCGACAACTCGCCCGCAATGGCAAACTCTTGGATCTTGTTGATCCATCCATTCATTCCTTGGATAAGGAACAGGCATTGCTTTGTATTACAATTGCATTGCTATGTTTGCAGAGATCACCATCCAAACGCCCTACCATGAAGGAGATAGTGGCAGTTCTTTCAGGTGATGCTGAGCCACCCCATTTACCGTTTGAGTTTTCACCGTCACCTCCGTCCAACTTCCTCTTCAAGTCTCAGAGGAAGGCCGGGCAGTTGGTGAGCCAGAATTAG